A single Desulfobaculum xiamenense DNA region contains:
- a CDS encoding sigma-54-dependent transcriptional regulator: protein MSGKTILFLSKPQSVTGLFPSLREADITAGLAENLGGAIDFVAKNSPCLVFSVDQLPGYKAEDLLAHATRDNGFPPVIIFTERGCATDAKRFLELGARDYWLEPLMWDKVRAALPRTNGPEPSKPTPQPTASDGVTIIGQHPVVRRVLALAAQVAPSKASVLISGESGTGKEMFARYLHQKSRRANGPFVAINCAALPEHLLESELFGHEKGAFTGAISRKPGRFELADGGTILLDEISEMDLGLQAKLLRVLQEGEIDRVGGTETIKVDVRVLATTNRDIEESVRNKEFRQDLYFRLNVIPLRLPPLRSRGDDIVRLARFFVDHYTTEYALPHLEFSDSARQWLLDYDWPGNVRELQNLMERAVLLAGNGPIEERHFLLDLDAWPLPEDDAAPMQTADAAAPTETAMPLESALSGNEMRLEDIERIAILKRLEQTSGNRTQAAELLGISVRTLRNKISEYKKLGLDVP, encoded by the coding sequence ATGTCGGGCAAGACCATCCTCTTCCTCTCCAAACCCCAGTCCGTAACCGGGCTGTTCCCGTCGCTGCGCGAGGCTGACATCACCGCTGGGCTGGCCGAGAATCTCGGCGGCGCCATCGATTTTGTCGCCAAAAACTCGCCGTGCCTCGTCTTTTCCGTGGACCAGCTTCCCGGCTACAAGGCGGAGGATCTGCTCGCCCACGCCACGCGGGACAACGGCTTCCCGCCGGTCATCATCTTCACCGAACGCGGCTGCGCGACCGACGCGAAGCGCTTCCTCGAACTGGGCGCGCGCGACTACTGGCTGGAACCGCTCATGTGGGACAAGGTGCGCGCGGCGCTTCCCCGCACCAACGGCCCCGAGCCGTCCAAACCAACCCCCCAGCCGACCGCGTCCGACGGCGTGACCATCATCGGCCAGCATCCTGTTGTGCGGCGCGTTCTGGCCCTCGCGGCACAGGTGGCCCCGTCCAAGGCCTCGGTGCTCATCTCCGGCGAATCCGGCACCGGCAAGGAAATGTTCGCCCGCTACCTGCACCAGAAGAGCAGACGCGCGAACGGTCCCTTCGTGGCCATCAACTGCGCGGCCCTGCCCGAACACCTGCTGGAAAGCGAACTCTTCGGCCACGAGAAGGGCGCATTCACCGGCGCGATCAGCCGCAAGCCCGGCCGCTTCGAGTTGGCCGACGGCGGCACCATCCTCCTCGACGAAATTTCCGAGATGGACCTCGGCCTTCAGGCCAAGCTCCTGCGCGTGCTTCAGGAAGGCGAGATCGACCGCGTGGGCGGCACCGAAACGATCAAGGTGGACGTGCGCGTCCTCGCCACCACCAACCGCGACATCGAGGAAAGCGTCCGCAACAAAGAATTCCGGCAGGACCTCTATTTCCGGCTCAACGTCATTCCGCTGCGGCTGCCGCCACTGCGCAGCCGCGGGGACGACATCGTGCGCCTCGCCCGCTTCTTCGTGGACCACTACACCACGGAGTACGCCCTGCCGCACCTCGAATTCTCGGACTCGGCGCGTCAGTGGCTGCTCGACTACGACTGGCCCGGCAACGTGCGCGAACTTCAGAACCTCATGGAGCGCGCCGTACTGCTCGCGGGCAACGGCCCCATCGAGGAACGCCATTTTCTGCTCGATCTCGACGCATGGCCGCTGCCCGAGGACGACGCGGCACCCATGCAGACAGCCGACGCCGCCGCCCCCACAGAGACGGCCATGCCCCTCGAAAGCGCCCTGTCCGGCAACGAGATGCGCCTTGAGGACATCGAGCGCATCGCCATTCTCAAGCGGCTGGAGCAGACCTCCGGAAACCGCACGCAGGCGGCGGAACTGCTCGGCATATCCGTACGCACCCTGCGCAACAAAATTTCGGAATACAAGAAGCTGGGGCTGGACGTTCCCTGA
- the larB gene encoding nickel pincer cofactor biosynthesis protein LarB → MNAADILELFGQIAHGALSPEEALESFRGMPVAELCAGVTLDIHRLARTGQGEVIFGPGKTLAQLETCVRGFLDAGQPVLATRLSADKGRALAELFPQGTFHEQSGLFVLGADLGLDGPYPRRASVLVVTAGSSDMGVALEAYGTARFFGLDCGLISDVGVAGVHRLAPHLEALAEAVALIVVAGMDGALPSVLAGLVPAPIIGVPSTSGGGNPMGGVASLMAMLNSCSPGVSVMNIDNGFGAAAFAAKLIASARREGTARV, encoded by the coding sequence ATGAACGCGGCCGACATTCTTGAACTCTTTGGGCAGATCGCCCACGGCGCACTTTCGCCCGAGGAGGCCCTCGAATCCTTTCGCGGCATGCCCGTGGCCGAGCTGTGCGCCGGTGTCACGCTCGACATTCACCGCCTTGCCCGCACCGGACAGGGCGAGGTGATTTTCGGACCCGGCAAGACGCTGGCGCAGCTTGAGACCTGCGTGCGCGGCTTTCTGGACGCCGGGCAGCCCGTGCTGGCCACCCGCTTGTCCGCCGACAAGGGCCGCGCGCTGGCGGAGCTGTTCCCGCAGGGCACGTTTCACGAGCAGTCCGGGTTGTTTGTCCTCGGGGCGGACCTCGGGCTGGACGGTCCCTATCCCCGCCGGGCATCGGTGCTGGTGGTCACGGCCGGTTCGTCGGACATGGGTGTCGCGCTGGAGGCCTACGGCACCGCCCGCTTCTTCGGGCTGGATTGCGGGTTGATATCCGACGTGGGTGTGGCTGGCGTGCACCGCCTTGCCCCGCATCTGGAGGCACTGGCCGAGGCCGTGGCGCTCATCGTGGTGGCCGGAATGGATGGCGCGCTGCCGAGCGTGTTGGCCGGGCTGGTGCCCGCGCCGATCATCGGCGTGCCGAGCACCTCTGGCGGCGGCAATCCCATGGGTGGGGTGGCCTCGCTTATGGCCATGCTCAATTCGTGCTCCCCCGGCGTCTCGGTGATGAACATCGACAACGGGTTCGGCGCGGCGGCCTTCGCGGCCAAGCTCATTGCCTCGGCGCGTCGGGAAGGGACCGCGCGGGTCTAA
- a CDS encoding acyl-[acyl-carrier-protein] thioesterase, whose product MDISAPKVCAMDFRVRVTDAGADERGSIVGVAGFLQEIAAHHARLLGFGTARLNESGVTWVLAREYVEMRRYPVYGESVRVETWPASLERSRARRDFRILDADGAELGVATSVWAPMDLATRRLGTIPEGMSADFPETPCHSVELPGRAVSRLRDVEAEARILARRGDIDVNGHVNNVHFFEWALECLPGDTACRPATLDISFRAEAVAGQVILARCARQDDGSMLHALVREDDGAEVARVRTTWASSSEGR is encoded by the coding sequence ATGGATATTTCTGCCCCGAAGGTCTGCGCCATGGACTTTCGCGTGCGCGTTACGGACGCTGGCGCGGACGAGCGGGGAAGCATCGTCGGCGTCGCGGGATTTCTTCAGGAGATTGCCGCGCATCACGCCCGGCTGCTTGGTTTCGGTACCGCGCGGCTCAACGAGTCCGGCGTGACGTGGGTGCTGGCCCGCGAGTATGTCGAGATGCGCCGTTACCCCGTCTACGGCGAAAGCGTGCGTGTGGAGACGTGGCCCGCCTCGCTGGAGCGCAGCCGCGCCCGGCGCGACTTTCGCATTCTGGACGCGGATGGCGCGGAACTCGGCGTGGCCACCAGCGTGTGGGCGCCCATGGACCTCGCCACGCGTCGGCTGGGCACCATTCCCGAGGGCATGTCCGCCGACTTCCCCGAGACCCCGTGCCATAGCGTGGAGCTGCCGGGACGTGCCGTTTCCCGCCTGCGCGATGTCGAGGCCGAGGCGCGAATCCTCGCCCGCCGGGGCGACATCGACGTGAACGGTCACGTGAACAACGTGCATTTCTTCGAATGGGCGCTGGAGTGCCTTCCCGGCGATACCGCCTGCCGTCCCGCGACGCTGGATATTTCATTCCGGGCCGAGGCCGTTGCCGGGCAGGTCATCCTTGCCCGCTGCGCAAGGCAGGATGACGGCTCAATGCTGCACGCCCTCGTGCGCGAGGACGACGGCGCGGAAGTGGCGCGGGTGCGCACCACCTGGGCGTCTTCCTCCGAAGGCCGATAA
- a CDS encoding M24 family metallopeptidase, translating to MNAETYAARRERVREKLAERGLDAMLVSSPANRFYLSGFELHDPQCNESSGMVLVTRSCGDWLLTDSRYRDAVRRIWDEDRVFIYGAPRHQSIAAFLKDLGVGPVAFEEQSFSYRFWKDMSAGVELLPVSGVVESLRVIKDADEIAAMRRSCALNHKVFAQLEACLVPGVSERELAWEIEKLYREQGASELAFATIAAVGPNGALPHAVPGEAIITANSPVLVDKGCRVDDYCSDQTRTFWVGDTPPDHFRRALDRTREAQAAGIAAIAPGRPLRSAYGAAVAVFAKYGQEAHFTHSLGHGVGLETHELPGVSSRSEGVFRPGMVVTVEPGLYYPEWGGIRWEHMVLVTDDGCEVL from the coding sequence ATGAACGCAGAGACATACGCGGCACGCCGAGAGCGCGTGCGGGAAAAGCTCGCCGAGCGTGGGCTGGATGCCATGCTGGTGTCCTCCCCGGCCAACAGGTTCTACTTGAGCGGCTTCGAGCTGCACGATCCGCAATGCAACGAGTCTTCGGGCATGGTGCTGGTCACCCGTTCCTGTGGCGACTGGCTGCTCACGGATTCCCGCTATCGCGACGCGGTGCGCCGCATCTGGGACGAGGATCGGGTGTTCATCTACGGCGCTCCGCGCCATCAGAGCATCGCGGCCTTTCTGAAGGACCTCGGCGTCGGGCCTGTGGCCTTCGAGGAGCAGAGCTTCAGCTATCGCTTCTGGAAGGATATGTCGGCCGGGGTGGAACTGCTGCCGGTGAGCGGCGTGGTGGAGTCGCTGCGCGTCATCAAGGACGCGGACGAGATTGCCGCCATGCGTCGCTCCTGCGCGTTGAACCACAAGGTCTTTGCGCAGCTTGAGGCCTGCCTCGTCCCCGGCGTGAGCGAACGGGAACTGGCGTGGGAGATCGAGAAGCTCTACCGCGAGCAAGGCGCGAGCGAGCTGGCCTTCGCCACCATCGCCGCCGTCGGTCCCAATGGCGCGCTGCCGCATGCCGTGCCCGGCGAGGCGATCATCACGGCCAATAGCCCCGTGCTGGTGGACAAGGGCTGCCGCGTGGACGACTACTGCTCGGACCAGACGCGGACCTTCTGGGTGGGCGACACGCCGCCGGATCACTTTCGCCGCGCGTTGGACCGCACGCGCGAGGCGCAGGCCGCGGGCATCGCCGCCATCGCGCCGGGGCGTCCGCTGCGCTCGGCCTACGGCGCCGCTGTGGCGGTGTTCGCCAAGTACGGGCAGGAGGCGCATTTCACCCATTCCCTCGGCCACGGCGTGGGGCTTGAGACCCACGAGCTTCCCGGCGTGTCCTCGCGCAGCGAGGGCGTGTTCCGTCCGGGGATGGTGGTCACGGTGGAGCCGGGCCTGTATTATCCGGAATGGGGCGGCATCCGCTGGGAACACATGGTGCTTGTCACCGATGACGGCTGCGAGGTCCTGTGA
- a CDS encoding DUF4911 domain-containing protein, which produces MIRKKRIGKARSRAYAEAAVRPAHSRRLYLRIAPQDMAYLKFILEGYDNLAYLSTVDRYSAVAQFVYAPGQEREAREFLESMRAEVEFTIIDPADLRKEGEE; this is translated from the coding sequence GTGATACGCAAGAAGAGAATAGGCAAGGCCCGCAGTAGGGCCTACGCGGAGGCGGCGGTGCGTCCGGCGCATTCGCGGCGGCTGTATCTGCGCATTGCCCCGCAGGACATGGCGTACCTCAAGTTCATTCTTGAAGGCTACGATAATTTGGCTTATTTGAGCACTGTGGACCGTTATTCCGCAGTGGCGCAGTTCGTGTATGCTCCTGGACAGGAGCGCGAGGCCCGCGAATTTCTGGAGTCCATGCGGGCAGAGGTGGAATTCACGATCATCGATCCTGCGGACTTGCGCAAGGAAGGGGAAGAATGA
- a CDS encoding SDR family oxidoreductase, whose protein sequence is MKGTVLVTGATAGFGAACARRFAAEGWRVVITGRRQERLDALAAELAPAPVHALRFDVREREAIDAALATLPEDFRAIDLLINNAGLALGLESAQECDLCDWETMVDTNIKGLLYMTRAIVPGMIERGRGHIVNLGSIAGTYPYPGGNVYGATKAFVKQFSRNLRADLLGTPVRVTNIEPGLAESEFSVVRFKGDADKAAKVYENVSPLTPEDIADTIFWAASRPAHVNINAIELMPVQQAFSPLAVHRGS, encoded by the coding sequence ATGAAGGGAACCGTACTTGTCACCGGCGCTACCGCCGGATTCGGCGCTGCCTGCGCGCGGCGCTTTGCCGCCGAGGGCTGGCGCGTCGTCATCACCGGACGCAGGCAGGAGCGGCTGGACGCGCTGGCCGCCGAACTTGCCCCGGCCCCGGTCCACGCCCTGCGCTTCGACGTGCGCGAGCGTGAAGCCATAGACGCCGCGCTGGCCACACTGCCCGAGGACTTCCGCGCCATCGACCTGCTCATCAACAACGCGGGCCTCGCCCTCGGTCTCGAATCCGCGCAGGAATGCGACCTGTGCGACTGGGAGACCATGGTCGACACCAACATCAAGGGCCTGCTGTACATGACCCGCGCCATCGTGCCGGGCATGATCGAGCGCGGCCGGGGCCACATCGTCAACCTCGGTTCCATCGCGGGCACCTACCCCTACCCCGGCGGCAACGTGTACGGAGCCACCAAGGCCTTCGTGAAGCAGTTCTCCCGCAACCTGCGCGCGGACCTGCTGGGCACGCCGGTGCGCGTCACCAACATCGAGCCGGGATTGGCCGAAAGCGAATTCTCCGTGGTCCGCTTCAAGGGCGACGCCGACAAGGCCGCCAAGGTCTACGAGAACGTCTCCCCGCTGACCCCCGAGGACATCGCGGACACCATCTTCTGGGCAGCCAGCCGCCCCGCCCACGTCAACATCAACGCCATAGAGCTAATGCCCGTGCAGCAGGCCTTCTCGCCGCTGGCTGTGCATCGCGGCAGCTAA
- a CDS encoding TonB-dependent receptor plug domain-containing protein: MRSRFAVACAGVCAWLAFSTAAFATEEPVFELGEVVVGGERVSGVERVSNVTEVTAAEIRAAGAKTLDEALVLVPGVHIRTSSDGTARIDMRGMRTRNVILLLNGVPMNSTFDDQFDPGFIPVENIARIKVTQGASSVLYGSGGNAGVINIITKKGGEGAHGSVTARLGDGNERCGQATFGGGRDGLSLFASGSVYDRDNYRTSDDFDSRDDALEDGGARTNSDRDRRNMFLNAMLEPEDGTSIGLALSVHQGSFGKPNVAWTGDDYVKKAKFERMDDSQGLSAQLGASHRFDIPLTVRGWVYANTLDELEKAYDNAGYEEQSKKGSYDSDTATTRVGGALQAAYDFGAPGVLTAALSAERAAWDNTTTTVPLSSKAVETSDDHAVGFWNAGLEYEVMPFDRFGIVLGAGWHGHNRNDAEDETDWSGIAGVHYDLFDQTRLRASLARKVRFPSLKELYADGGDSTLTAERTVHYELGVDQGIAAIDTDLSLSVFRIDADDFIEKINNVSTNNDTYRFTGFEIAAVNTSVENLRLRAAYTRLDSENRSDDAVMDELQFRPEHKFTLEGWYSLPYAVKAHASWMYVGRNWAFNTAGTDKTPEGGYSVVNVRVSKGFMDDALEIFAGADNLFDADYEEGYALPRPGRSLYSGVTWNF, translated from the coding sequence ATGCGATCGAGATTTGCTGTCGCCTGCGCAGGCGTGTGCGCGTGGCTGGCCTTTTCCACAGCGGCCTTTGCCACCGAGGAACCCGTGTTCGAACTGGGCGAGGTGGTGGTTGGCGGCGAGCGTGTGAGTGGCGTTGAGCGCGTCTCCAACGTGACCGAGGTCACCGCCGCCGAGATTCGTGCGGCAGGCGCGAAAACGCTGGACGAGGCGCTTGTCCTCGTGCCCGGCGTGCACATCCGCACCAGTTCCGACGGCACCGCGCGCATCGACATGCGCGGTATGCGCACGCGCAACGTCATCCTGCTGCTCAACGGTGTGCCCATGAATTCCACCTTCGACGATCAGTTCGATCCCGGATTCATCCCCGTGGAGAACATCGCACGCATCAAGGTGACGCAGGGCGCAAGCTCCGTGCTTTACGGCTCCGGCGGTAATGCTGGCGTCATCAACATCATCACGAAGAAGGGCGGCGAGGGCGCGCATGGCAGCGTGACCGCGCGCCTTGGCGACGGCAACGAGCGCTGCGGACAGGCCACCTTCGGCGGCGGTCGCGACGGCTTGAGCCTGTTCGCCTCGGGCAGCGTGTATGATCGGGACAACTACCGCACCTCCGACGATTTCGACAGCCGCGACGACGCGCTGGAGGATGGCGGAGCGCGGACGAATTCCGACCGTGACCGGCGCAACATGTTCCTGAACGCCATGCTCGAACCCGAGGACGGCACCAGCATCGGCCTTGCTCTGAGCGTGCATCAGGGTTCCTTCGGCAAGCCCAACGTCGCATGGACCGGCGATGACTACGTCAAGAAGGCCAAGTTCGAGCGCATGGATGATTCGCAGGGCCTGTCCGCGCAGCTTGGCGCGAGCCACAGGTTCGACATCCCGCTGACCGTGCGCGGCTGGGTCTACGCCAACACGCTCGACGAGCTTGAAAAGGCCTACGACAACGCGGGCTATGAGGAACAGAGCAAGAAGGGCAGCTACGACTCCGATACCGCCACCACCCGGGTGGGCGGTGCGTTGCAGGCGGCCTACGATTTCGGCGCTCCCGGCGTGCTGACCGCGGCGCTTTCCGCCGAGCGGGCCGCGTGGGACAACACCACCACGACCGTTCCGCTGTCGAGCAAGGCTGTGGAGACGAGCGACGACCACGCCGTGGGCTTCTGGAATGCCGGGCTCGAATACGAGGTCATGCCCTTCGACCGCTTCGGTATTGTGCTTGGCGCTGGATGGCATGGTCACAACCGCAACGATGCCGAGGACGAGACGGATTGGAGCGGCATCGCGGGCGTGCATTACGACCTCTTCGATCAGACCCGCCTGCGCGCTTCGCTGGCACGCAAGGTACGCTTCCCCTCGCTCAAGGAACTCTACGCCGATGGCGGTGACAGCACGCTGACCGCCGAGCGCACCGTGCATTACGAGCTTGGCGTGGATCAGGGCATCGCCGCCATCGACACGGACCTGTCCTTGAGCGTGTTCCGCATCGACGCCGACGACTTCATCGAGAAGATCAACAACGTTTCGACCAACAACGACACCTATCGCTTCACCGGCTTCGAGATCGCGGCGGTGAACACCAGCGTGGAGAATCTGCGCCTGCGCGCCGCCTACACGCGGCTCGATTCCGAGAACCGTTCGGACGATGCGGTCATGGACGAACTCCAGTTCCGCCCCGAGCACAAGTTCACGCTGGAGGGCTGGTACAGCCTGCCCTACGCCGTGAAGGCGCATGCCTCGTGGATGTATGTCGGCCGCAACTGGGCGTTCAACACCGCAGGCACCGACAAGACGCCCGAGGGCGGCTACAGCGTGGTCAACGTGCGGGTGTCCAAGGGCTTCATGGACGACGCGCTGGAAATCTTCGCTGGCGCGGACAACCTCTTCGATGCCGACTACGAGGAAGGCTACGCCCTGCCTCGCCCCGGCCGCTCCCTCTACAGCGGCGTAACCTGGAACTTCTAG
- a CDS encoding ABC transporter ATP-binding protein: MERSSDPILLVRGCALRHPHGDGFAGSMPDLDLLPGECVLLCGPSGSGKTTFLLAAAGLLEPGRVAGRVERFPHVPEGRRDAPGRTGIVLQNPETQLLCATVREEAAFGPRNMGLDETAVAERVERALGVMGLAAVAERPVEALSMGQKHRLALAATLAMEPRLLLLDEPFTQLDPQGRAMLADVVRGVCERGGAVVVSEHVPEFMDGLDARRVDMTHLDAFSPPDAAMDVFAGLRPAYETPLDVRGLTCGYRGMPPILRGVDLGVPSGAKVLVRGANGGGKSTLLKAVVGALTPSDGEVRVCGARVTHPAALFGKVGFLGQNPEAQVFEDTVRDEIAFSLCRCGLSRGDAVRRACAILEAFGLAELADRPPLALSFGQKHLVALAAMLAPGPGLVLLDEPFTGLAASVRDAVLAILDGYARATGAGVLMVSHDPRCPGWADVDLVLRDGCLASDCAVDEVGGGR; the protein is encoded by the coding sequence ATGGAACGGTCGTCCGATCCGATTCTCTTAGTGCGCGGCTGTGCGCTGCGTCATCCGCATGGCGACGGATTCGCCGGGAGCATGCCCGATCTGGACCTGCTCCCCGGCGAGTGCGTGCTGCTGTGCGGGCCGTCGGGATCGGGAAAGACGACCTTCCTACTCGCTGCGGCCGGGCTTCTGGAGCCCGGCCGCGTTGCGGGCAGGGTGGAGCGCTTTCCGCACGTTCCGGAGGGGCGGCGCGATGCTCCGGGCCGCACGGGAATCGTTCTCCAGAATCCGGAAACGCAGCTGCTGTGCGCCACCGTGCGCGAGGAAGCCGCCTTCGGTCCGCGCAATATGGGCCTCGACGAAACGGCCGTGGCCGAACGCGTCGAGCGGGCGCTTGGCGTCATGGGCCTTGCGGCGGTGGCCGAGCGGCCAGTGGAGGCGCTGTCCATGGGGCAGAAACACCGCCTCGCGCTGGCGGCGACGCTGGCCATGGAGCCGCGTTTGCTGCTCCTCGACGAGCCATTCACCCAGCTGGACCCGCAGGGCCGCGCGATGCTGGCGGACGTGGTGCGTGGCGTGTGCGAGCGGGGTGGAGCCGTGGTGGTGAGCGAGCACGTTCCCGAATTTATGGATGGACTTGATGCCCGACGAGTGGACATGACGCATCTCGACGCCTTTTCGCCGCCGGATGCGGCCATGGATGTCTTCGCCGGGCTGCGGCCCGCTTATGAGACGCCACTCGACGTGCGTGGGCTGACGTGCGGCTATCGCGGTATGCCGCCGATTTTGCGCGGCGTGGACCTTGGTGTGCCTTCCGGCGCGAAGGTGCTAGTGCGCGGCGCGAACGGCGGGGGCAAGTCTACCCTGCTCAAGGCCGTTGTGGGGGCACTGACGCCGTCGGACGGCGAGGTGCGCGTGTGCGGTGCCCGTGTGACGCATCCTGCGGCGCTTTTCGGGAAGGTGGGCTTTCTGGGGCAGAATCCCGAGGCGCAGGTCTTCGAGGATACGGTGCGGGACGAGATTGCCTTTTCGCTGTGCCGGTGCGGGCTGTCGCGGGGCGACGCCGTGCGTCGGGCGTGTGCGATTCTCGAAGCCTTCGGGCTTGCGGAATTGGCGGACCGTCCGCCGCTGGCCTTGAGCTTCGGTCAAAAGCATCTGGTTGCGCTTGCGGCCATGCTTGCGCCGGGACCGGGGCTGGTGCTGCTGGACGAGCCGTTCACCGGACTTGCGGCCAGCGTGCGCGATGCGGTGCTGGCCATTCTGGACGGCTATGCGCGGGCCACGGGCGCCGGAGTGCTTATGGTTTCGCACGATCCGCGTTGTCCCGGCTGGGCGGATGTCGATCTGGTTTTGCGGGACGGGTGCCTCGCTTCGGACTGCGCCGTTGATGAAGTCGGGGGCGGACGATGA
- a CDS encoding energy-coupling factor transporter transmembrane component T family protein: MRMFDLADGYPGQHQPGISMVHRCPAGVKFVAALSLSMGALFARDWWSVGALVGVHVGLYLLAGLGVACLWRDVRALLLQFPLVLALYLLRSDPVAALDRAGIVSLQIALALLPTLVLQRTTRPDQLMRGLRLVIPQRLAFVLFTSLRFLPLVMREAKSIYLHQILRGARIAPRQLVDPRNWPDLVHCLILPLIIRVLAMARDAAVAAASRGMGARDAGDDEGGPSDERPAHD, encoded by the coding sequence ATGAGGATGTTCGATCTCGCCGATGGCTATCCGGGGCAGCATCAGCCCGGAATTTCGATGGTCCACCGCTGCCCGGCGGGGGTGAAGTTCGTGGCTGCGCTCTCGCTGTCCATGGGTGCGCTGTTCGCGAGGGATTGGTGGAGCGTGGGGGCGCTCGTGGGTGTCCATGTGGGGCTGTATCTGCTGGCGGGGCTTGGCGTGGCGTGCCTGTGGCGCGACGTGCGGGCGCTGCTACTCCAGTTTCCGCTGGTGCTGGCGCTTTATCTGCTGCGCAGCGACCCGGTGGCGGCGTTGGACCGCGCGGGCATCGTCAGCCTGCAAATCGCGCTGGCGCTGTTGCCGACGCTGGTGCTCCAGCGGACCACGCGCCCGGATCAACTCATGCGCGGGCTACGACTGGTGATTCCCCAGCGGCTGGCCTTTGTGCTTTTCACGTCGCTGCGGTTTCTCCCGCTGGTCATGCGCGAGGCGAAGTCCATCTATCTGCACCAGATTCTGCGCGGCGCGCGTATTGCCCCGCGACAGCTCGTCGATCCGCGCAATTGGCCGGACCTCGTGCATTGTCTCATTCTGCCGCTCATCATCCGCGTATTGGCCATGGCGCGGGACGCGGCCGTGGCGGCGGCGTCGCGTGGGATGGGGGCGCGGGACGCGGGCGATGACGAAGGCGGGCCGTCCGACGAACGGCCCGCGCACGACTAG
- a CDS encoding ADP-ribosylglycohydrolase family protein — translation MHAVPSLKERAAAACWAAFAADSLALSAHWVYDTRAIRQTLGRPDALAAPMDPRYHKNRSAGDLTHYGDQMFVLLESVAATGGFDLDDFFGRWRKLFDGYDGYIDSATRTTLERIEFGEGPQSCGSNSNDLSGASRLAALVPALHDDLDALVAAARAQAKMTHNNPLVLDAAEFFARAIHAGLGGASVSDALDTASRERYIAAPIESWLAQGREFSAGDTVSAVATFGQSCHIEGAFRSTVQIVLRHADDLREALVDNVMAGGDSAARGMLVGALLGAVHGPKALPPEWTGGLTRREAIVTLLNSLR, via the coding sequence ATGCACGCTGTGCCGTCCCTCAAGGAACGCGCTGCCGCAGCCTGCTGGGCCGCCTTCGCCGCAGATTCGCTGGCCCTGTCCGCCCACTGGGTCTACGACACCCGTGCCATCCGCCAGACGCTCGGCCGCCCGGACGCGCTGGCCGCACCCATGGACCCGCGCTACCACAAAAACCGCAGCGCGGGCGATCTCACCCACTACGGCGACCAGATGTTCGTGCTCCTCGAATCCGTCGCCGCCACCGGCGGCTTCGACCTCGACGACTTCTTCGGACGCTGGCGCAAGCTGTTCGACGGATACGACGGCTACATCGACAGCGCTACGCGCACCACGCTTGAGCGCATCGAGTTCGGCGAAGGCCCGCAGAGTTGCGGCTCCAACTCCAACGATCTCTCCGGCGCCTCCCGGCTGGCGGCCCTCGTGCCCGCCCTGCACGACGATCTCGACGCACTGGTCGCAGCCGCACGCGCACAGGCCAAAATGACGCACAACAATCCACTGGTTCTCGACGCCGCAGAATTCTTCGCGAGGGCCATCCACGCCGGGCTTGGCGGAGCGTCCGTCTCCGATGCCCTCGATACGGCCTCGCGCGAGCGCTACATCGCCGCGCCCATCGAGTCGTGGCTGGCGCAGGGTCGGGAATTCTCGGCAGGGGACACCGTGTCCGCCGTGGCGACCTTCGGTCAGAGCTGCCACATCGAGGGCGCGTTCCGTTCCACGGTGCAGATCGTCCTGCGCCACGCCGACGACCTGCGCGAGGCCCTCGTGGACAACGTCATGGCCGGCGGAGACTCGGCGGCGCGAGGCATGCTCGTCGGCGCGCTACTTGGCGCGGTGCACGGCCCCAAGGCGCTTCCGCCAGAATGGACCGGCGGCCTGACCCGGCGCGAGGCCATCGTCACCCTGCTGAACAGCCTACGCTGA